In one window of Camelina sativa cultivar DH55 chromosome 15, Cs, whole genome shotgun sequence DNA:
- the LOC104747081 gene encoding dCTP pyrophosphatase 1-like, giving the protein MRMGEEGGDNKEEVSLQTLSKKMDDFAKARDWEKYHSPRNLLLAMVGEVGELSEIFQWKGEVARGCPDWKEEEKVHLGEELSDVLLYLVRLSDACGVDLGKAALRKIELNAIKYPALKQTDDHCVGDGEVSSSKIKLNEEH; this is encoded by the exons ATGAGAAtgggagaagaaggaggagataacAAGGAAGAGGTCTCTCTTCAGACTCTGAGTAAGAAAATGGATGATTTTGCAAAAGCAAGAGACTGGGAGAAGTATCACAGTCCAAGGAATCTCCTCCTTGCAATG GTGGGTGAAGTGGGAGAGCTATCAGAGATATTCCAATGGAAAGGGGAAGTGGCAAGAGGTTGTCCAGATtggaaagaggaagagaaagttCATCTTGGTGAAGAGTTATCAGATGTGTTGTTGTATTTGGTGAGGCTTTCGGATGCATGTGGTGTCGATTTAGGCAAAGCTGCTTTGCGCAAGATCGAGCTTAATGCGATTAAGTATCCAGCACTCAAACAGACTGATGATCATTGTGTTGGTGATGGTGAAGTTTCAAGCAGCAAGATTAAGTTGAATGAAGAACATTAA
- the LOC104747082 gene encoding probable sodium/metabolite cotransporter BASS3, chloroplastic — MTLIASLSLSPPQAIQRQSLSDSNRFKCQFRSSSCSPLSSLHSSSLSNFLDFRLRRRQGGGLVPVVACSTTPFMGRVGSHWRDGNMSLLSFCGGTDVTGRADSSQFWSALLPFVVALTAVAALSYPPSFTWVSKEMYAPALGGIMLSIGIQLSIDDFALAFKRPVPLSVGFVAQYVLKPLLGVLVANAFGMPRTFYAGFVLTCCVAGAQLSSYASSLSKADVAMSILLTSSTTIASVLFTPLLSGLLIGSVVPVDAVAMSKSILQVVLVPVTLGLVLNTYAKPLVTLIQPVMPFVAMVCTSLCIGSPLSINRSQILSAEGLGLIIPIVTFHAVAFILGYWFSKIPGLRQEEEVSRTISLCTGMQSSTLAGLLASQFLGSSQAVPAACSVVVMAIMGLCLASFWGNGFRIRDILSLSTPQSSGYTAES; from the exons atgaCTTTGATTGCTTCTTTGTCTCTCTCACCACCACAAGCTATACAAAGACAATCACTTTCGGATTCTAATCGCTTCAAATGTCAATTtcgctcttcttcttgttcaccTCTGTCTTCTCTTCATTCGTCATCGCTTAGTAACTTTCTTGATTTTAGACTACGGCGGAGACAGGGCGGCGGATTGGTGCCGGTGGTGGCGTGTTCGACGACACCGTTTATGGGTAGAGTTGGTTCACATTGGAGAGATGGGAACATGTCTCTGTTATCTTTCTGTGGTGGAACTGATGTTACGGGGAGAGCTGACTCGTCTCAGTTTTGGTCTGCTTTGCTTCCATTCGTAGTTGCTCTCACCGCCGTTGCTGCTCTCTCTTACCCACCTAGTTTCACCTG GGTATCTAAAGAAATGTATGCTCCTGCTCTTGGAGGGATTATGTTATCTATTGGAATCCAGCTTTCTATTGATGATTTTGCTCTTGCATTCAAAAG ACCTGTGCCGCTATCTGTTGGGTTTGTTGCTCAGTACGTTCTGAAACCGCTCCTTGGGGTTTTAGTAGCTAATGCATTTGGGATGCCGAGGACCTTCTATGCTGGTTTTGTACTCACATGTTGTGTGGCAGGGGCTCAGTTATCTAGCTACGCGAGTTCTTTGAGCAAAGCAGATGTGGCCATGAGCATTCTTCTCACTAGTTCTACTACTATTGCATCTGTACTCTTTACCCCTTTGCTAAGTGGTCTTCTGATTGGATCGGTAGTTCCTGTTGATGCAGTTGCCATGTCCAAGTCCATACTACAG GTGGTGCTTGTTCCAGTCACTCTTGGCCTTGTGTTAAATACTTATGCAAAGCCTCTGGTCACTCTTATTCAACCTGTGATGCCGTTTGTTGCTATGGTATGCACTTCATTGTGCATTGGAAGCCCACTTTCGATAAATCGAAGTCAGATTCTATCAGCTGAAGGTCTTGGATTGATTATTCCAATTGTTACATTTCATGCAGTAGCATTTATATTGGGATATTGGTTCTCTAAGATCCCAGGCTTACG gcaagaggaagaagttAGCCGGACTATCTCGCTTTGTACGGGTATGCAGAGCTCCACATTAGCCGGGCTTCTTGCAAGCCAGTTCCTTGGTAGCAGTCAAGCCGTCCCAGCAGCTTGCTCTGTGGTTGTGATGGCCATAATGGGTCTATGCCTTGCTTCTTTCTGGGGCAATGGGTTTCGAATCAGGGATATTCTATCGCTATCAACACCGCAAAGCAGTGGCTACACCGCTGAATCATGA
- the LOC104747084 gene encoding serine carboxypeptidase-like 21 isoform X1, giving the protein MGLLMEAIVASILLSFCFAITESAPESALITKLPGFNGTFPSKHYAGYVAIDKERSKNLWYYFVESERNASTDPVVLWLNGGPGCSSLDGFVYEHGPFNFNPKKKNGDLLHLNPYSWSKVSNIIYLDSPVGVGFSYSKKNSDYTTNDTKTASDSYTFLVEWFKMFPQFQSNPFFISGESYAGIYVPTLASQVVKGHHLNSFAYKVANPVINLKGYLVGNGVADEVFDANALVPFTHGMGLISDELYEETKLVCKGTYYNTGQSDQSKECLNKLKKVSDTVSSLNIYNILEPCYHGTSDLSALDIGSLPKSLLTLGKTERPLAVRKRMFGRAWPLGSVVRPGIIPSWSQLLAESSVPCINDVVATKWLNDPAVRKAIHAKEESEIGKWMLCSNQLEYTHDTGSMIELHRNLTLSGIRALIYSGDHDMCVPYTGSEAWTKAMGYKVIDEWRPWFSNHQVAGFTQGYANNLTFITIKGSGHTVPEYKPREALDFYSRFLAGKNI; this is encoded by the exons ATGGGTTTGTTAATGGAAGCTATTGTTGCTTCGATATTGTTGTCCTTCTGTTTTGCAATAACAGAGTCAGCTCCAGAATCTGCTCTCATTACCAAGCTTCCTGGTTTCAACGGCACTTTTCCATCTAAACACTATGCCGG GTATGTGGCAATAGATAAAGAACGTAGTAAGAACCTATGGTATTACTTTGTGGAATCAGAGAGAAATGCTTCAACAGATCCAGTTGTGCTTTGGCTTAATGGTGGTCCAGGTTGCTCTAGCTTGGACGGATTTGTCTACGAGCATG GTCCATTCAATTtcaatccaaaaaagaaaaatggagatcTTCTACATCTCAATCCTTATAGTTGGTCCAAg GTGTCCAACATCATATACCTTGACTCTCCAGTTGGTGTAGGATTCTCTTACTCAAAGAAAAATTCTGATTATACAACTAATGATACGAAAACCGCTTCTGATTCTTACACATTCCTTGTCGAG TGGTTTAAGATGTTTCCACAGTTTCAGTCAAATCCGTTCTTTATCTCAGGAGAATCATATGCTGGTATCTATGTGCCAACTCTTGCTTCTCAAGTTGTTAAAGGTCATCATCTTAACTCATTTGCATAT aaagtgGCAAATCCGGTTATCAACTTAAAG GGATATTTGGTGGGTAATGGAGTTGCTGATGAGGTGTTTGATGCTAATGCTCTTGTTCCCTTCACACATGGGATGGGACTTATCTCTGATGAACTATATGAG GAAACTAAATTAGTGTGCAAAGGAACGTACTATAATACTGGTCAATCAGATCAAAGTAAAGAATGTCTTAATAAGCTCAAAAAAGTATCAGACACTGTGAGCTCATTGAACATATATAACATCCTAGAACCGTGCTACCACGGAACATCTGATCTATCCGCCTTAGATATCGGATCTCTCCCTAAGAGTCTCCTTACGCTAGGCAAAACAGAAAGGCCATTGGCAGTGAGAAAGAGAATGTTTGGTCGTGCATGGCCTCTAGGTTCCGTTGTGCGTCCAGGCATTATACCCAGTTGGTCTCAACTCCTCGCTGAATCTAGTGTTCCTTGCATT AACGATGTAGTTGCGACCAAATGGTTGAACGATCCAGCTGTAAGGAAAGCGATTCATGCTAAAGAG GAAAGCGAGATTGGAAAATGGATGCTATGCTCAAACCAACTCGAATATACACACGACACTGGTAGCATGATCGAACTCCATAGAAACCTCACTCTTAGTGGCATTCGTGCTCTCATTTACAG CGGAGATCATGATATGTGTGTACCATATACTGGCTCTGAAGCATGGACTAAGGCAATGGGATACAAAGTGATTGATGAATGGAGGCCATGGTTTTCAAATCACCAAGTTGCCGG GTTTACACAAGGGTATGCGAACAATCTCACATTTATAACCATCAAA GGTTCAGGACATACCGTTCCAGAATACAAACCGCGTGAAGCTTTGGACTTCTATAGCCGTTTCCTAGccggaaaaaatatataa
- the LOC104747084 gene encoding serine carboxypeptidase-like 21 isoform X2 produces the protein MGLLMEAIVASILLSFCFAITESAPESALITKLPGFNGTFPSKHYAGYVAIDKERSKNLWYYFVESERNASTDPVVLWLNGGPGCSSLDGFVYEHGPFNFNPKKKNGDLLHLNPYSWSKVSNIIYLDSPVGVGFSYSKKNSDYTTNDTKTASDSYTFLVEWFKMFPQFQSNPFFISGESYAGIYVPTLASQVVKGHHLNSFGYLVGNGVADEVFDANALVPFTHGMGLISDELYEETKLVCKGTYYNTGQSDQSKECLNKLKKVSDTVSSLNIYNILEPCYHGTSDLSALDIGSLPKSLLTLGKTERPLAVRKRMFGRAWPLGSVVRPGIIPSWSQLLAESSVPCINDVVATKWLNDPAVRKAIHAKEESEIGKWMLCSNQLEYTHDTGSMIELHRNLTLSGIRALIYSGDHDMCVPYTGSEAWTKAMGYKVIDEWRPWFSNHQVAGFTQGYANNLTFITIKGSGHTVPEYKPREALDFYSRFLAGKNI, from the exons ATGGGTTTGTTAATGGAAGCTATTGTTGCTTCGATATTGTTGTCCTTCTGTTTTGCAATAACAGAGTCAGCTCCAGAATCTGCTCTCATTACCAAGCTTCCTGGTTTCAACGGCACTTTTCCATCTAAACACTATGCCGG GTATGTGGCAATAGATAAAGAACGTAGTAAGAACCTATGGTATTACTTTGTGGAATCAGAGAGAAATGCTTCAACAGATCCAGTTGTGCTTTGGCTTAATGGTGGTCCAGGTTGCTCTAGCTTGGACGGATTTGTCTACGAGCATG GTCCATTCAATTtcaatccaaaaaagaaaaatggagatcTTCTACATCTCAATCCTTATAGTTGGTCCAAg GTGTCCAACATCATATACCTTGACTCTCCAGTTGGTGTAGGATTCTCTTACTCAAAGAAAAATTCTGATTATACAACTAATGATACGAAAACCGCTTCTGATTCTTACACATTCCTTGTCGAG TGGTTTAAGATGTTTCCACAGTTTCAGTCAAATCCGTTCTTTATCTCAGGAGAATCATATGCTGGTATCTATGTGCCAACTCTTGCTTCTCAAGTTGTTAAAGGTCATCATCTTAACTCATTT GGATATTTGGTGGGTAATGGAGTTGCTGATGAGGTGTTTGATGCTAATGCTCTTGTTCCCTTCACACATGGGATGGGACTTATCTCTGATGAACTATATGAG GAAACTAAATTAGTGTGCAAAGGAACGTACTATAATACTGGTCAATCAGATCAAAGTAAAGAATGTCTTAATAAGCTCAAAAAAGTATCAGACACTGTGAGCTCATTGAACATATATAACATCCTAGAACCGTGCTACCACGGAACATCTGATCTATCCGCCTTAGATATCGGATCTCTCCCTAAGAGTCTCCTTACGCTAGGCAAAACAGAAAGGCCATTGGCAGTGAGAAAGAGAATGTTTGGTCGTGCATGGCCTCTAGGTTCCGTTGTGCGTCCAGGCATTATACCCAGTTGGTCTCAACTCCTCGCTGAATCTAGTGTTCCTTGCATT AACGATGTAGTTGCGACCAAATGGTTGAACGATCCAGCTGTAAGGAAAGCGATTCATGCTAAAGAG GAAAGCGAGATTGGAAAATGGATGCTATGCTCAAACCAACTCGAATATACACACGACACTGGTAGCATGATCGAACTCCATAGAAACCTCACTCTTAGTGGCATTCGTGCTCTCATTTACAG CGGAGATCATGATATGTGTGTACCATATACTGGCTCTGAAGCATGGACTAAGGCAATGGGATACAAAGTGATTGATGAATGGAGGCCATGGTTTTCAAATCACCAAGTTGCCGG GTTTACACAAGGGTATGCGAACAATCTCACATTTATAACCATCAAA GGTTCAGGACATACCGTTCCAGAATACAAACCGCGTGAAGCTTTGGACTTCTATAGCCGTTTCCTAGccggaaaaaatatataa
- the LOC104747085 gene encoding poly(A)-specific ribonuclease PARN-like isoform X1: MQRRFLSSISATAGNSKTLNQGRWSVKQVKKSNFHVTLDKIRASIDSSDFIALSLQNTGSYAAAWHRVSAIDTPQTSYLKAKYAAERYQILQFALCPFSLQGSKLTVHPYNFHLFPRDELKCGMPSYSFSCQASRLTSMAREGFDFNTCIYEGISYLSRAQESASKFLSGNPILADPIAVSSSSPATVADTVFVGRIRSRVKNWRKSCVDSSIKTGDDDLVSSLRRLVLGSEQYGSRLCLTIDVCSERQVQLILEMLTEFSEDVVPLLVASKSRGTQAVRTVFMSSKEDKDLFMRELQDLENKENRRVRGFREVIDLISSSQKPVISQNYLSDLTSIHAKFLGPLPANVDDFSSSLSSAFPSVVDLSQFMKEISPLSNISNLPAAMSSLNRFFAPVDVEVANQGSQVKLSESYQSHGQNAVMISQLFAKLRTIQKSDLSTVEPNEDFQALASDEHESSVTSCSQNAGDENVKVWSKNSRRVSSENLVFIWGLTKKMTAAKLKNVLQKSHPVFTQEFDVKYLDKSCAIVVFWESGPSETFVTAVNNEEQLGGSLKEMVAEGLRAAGYETYKKACRLGFWEADLAESLDKTLESSDTDPDSDSNPSEIDWSNDLAINFDEL; encoded by the exons ATGCAAAGACGCTTCCTTTCGTCAATCTCCGCCACCGCCGGCAATAGTAAAACCCTAAACCAGGGAAGATGGAGTGTAAAGCAAGTGAAAAAATCTAACTTTCATGTAACCCTCGATAAGATTCGTGCTTCCATCGATTCATCAGACTTCATAGCTCTCTCACTACAAAACACCGGCTCGTACGCCGCCGCGTGGCACCGTGTCTCCGCCATTGATACGCCGCAAACTAGCTACTTGAAAGCTAAATATGCCGCTGAACGTTACCAGATTCTTCAGTTCGCTCTCTGCCCTTTCTCTCTTCAAGGCTCCAAACTCACTGTTCATCC ATATAACTTTCATTTGTTCCCTCGGGATGAATTGAAATGTGGGATGCCTTCTTATAGCTtctcttgtcaagcttctcgtTTAACATCCATGGCTAGAGAAGGATTTGATTTCAACACTTGTATCTATGAAG gAATTTCATACTTATCTAGAGCACAAGAGTCTGCATCGAAGTTTCTATCGGGGAATCCGATATTAGCTGATCCTATCgctgtatcttcttcttctccagctaCTGTAGCTGATACTGTCTTTGTTGGAAGGATTAGGTCACGTGTCAAGAATTGGAGAAAATCTTGTGTAGACTCAAGCATAAAGACAGGAGATG ATGATTTAGTGAGCTCTCTGAGAAGACTGGTGTTAGGGAGTGAGCAGTATGGTTCAAGGCTGTGTTTGACTATTGATGTTTGCAGTGAGCGTCAAGTGCAACTCATTCTAGAG ATGTTGACTGAGTTCTCTGAAGATGTTGTCCCTCTACTCGTCGCTTCAAAGAGCAGAGGAACACAAGCTGTCCGGACTGTCTTCATGAGTTCGAAGGAGGACAAGGATCTTTTTATG AGAGAGCTTCAAGatcttgaaaacaaagaaaacaggcGAGTTCGTGGCTTCCGGGAAGTGATAGATTTGATTTCCTCGTCACAGAAACCTGTCATTTCCCAGAATTATCTTAGTG ATCTTACTTCCATTCATGCCAAATTCCTTGGTCCTCTACCTGCAAATGTGGATGACTTCAGCAGTTCACTGAGCTCTGCATTTCCCAGTGTTGTGGATCTCAGTCAGTTCATGAAAGAAATTAGTCCCTTAAGTAATATAAGTAATCTACCTGCAGCTATGTCCTCCTTGAATCGGTTCTTCGCACCTGTGGATGTGGAAGTGGCTAATCAAG GCTCTCAGGTCAAATTAAGTGAGAGCTATCAGAGTCACGGGCAGAACGCTGTAATGATATCTCAGCTATTTGCAAAACTTCGTACCATACAGAAATCAGATCTGTCAACTGTCGAACCAAATGAAGATTTCCAAGCTTTGGCTTCTGATGAACACGAAAGCTCTGTCACCTCTTGTTCTCAAAACGCAGGTGATGAGAATGTTAAAGTTTGGTCAAAGAACAGCCGGAGAGTAAGCTCTGAGAACTTGGTGTTCATATGGGGATTAACGAAAAAGATGACAGCTGCAAAGCTGAAGAATGTTCTACAAAAGTCACACCCCGTCTTTACTCAAGAGTTTGATGTTAAATATTTAGACAAGAGCTGTGCAATCGTGGTATTTTGGGAGTCAGGTCCTTCAGAAACTTTCGTCACTGCGGTTAACAATGAAGAGCAACTTGGTGGTTCCTTAAAAGAGATGGTTGCAGAAGGACTAAGAGCAGCAGGTTACGAGACTTACAAGAAAGCATGTAGACTAGGCTTTTGGGAGGCTGACTTGGCGGAATCTTTAGACAAAACATTGGAATCTTCAGATACCGATCCTGATTCGGACAGCAACCCATCAGAGATTGATTGGTCAAACGATTTAGCTATAAATTTTGATGAGCTATGA
- the LOC104747085 gene encoding poly(A)-specific ribonuclease PARN-like isoform X2, with product MPLNVTRFFSSLSALSLFKAPNSLFIRFMDFCRYNFHLFPRDELKCGMPSYSFSCQASRLTSMAREGFDFNTCIYEGISYLSRAQESASKFLSGNPILADPIAVSSSSPATVADTVFVGRIRSRVKNWRKSCVDSSIKTGDDDLVSSLRRLVLGSEQYGSRLCLTIDVCSERQVQLILEMLTEFSEDVVPLLVASKSRGTQAVRTVFMSSKEDKDLFMRELQDLENKENRRVRGFREVIDLISSSQKPVISQNYLSDLTSIHAKFLGPLPANVDDFSSSLSSAFPSVVDLSQFMKEISPLSNISNLPAAMSSLNRFFAPVDVEVANQGSQVKLSESYQSHGQNAVMISQLFAKLRTIQKSDLSTVEPNEDFQALASDEHESSVTSCSQNAGDENVKVWSKNSRRVSSENLVFIWGLTKKMTAAKLKNVLQKSHPVFTQEFDVKYLDKSCAIVVFWESGPSETFVTAVNNEEQLGGSLKEMVAEGLRAAGYETYKKACRLGFWEADLAESLDKTLESSDTDPDSDSNPSEIDWSNDLAINFDEL from the exons ATGCCGCTGAACGTTACCAGATTCTTCAGTTCGCTCTCTGCCCTTTCTCTCTTCAAGGCTCCAAACTCACTGTTCATCC GGTTTATGGATTTTTGTAGATATAACTTTCATTTGTTCCCTCGGGATGAATTGAAATGTGGGATGCCTTCTTATAGCTtctcttgtcaagcttctcgtTTAACATCCATGGCTAGAGAAGGATTTGATTTCAACACTTGTATCTATGAAG gAATTTCATACTTATCTAGAGCACAAGAGTCTGCATCGAAGTTTCTATCGGGGAATCCGATATTAGCTGATCCTATCgctgtatcttcttcttctccagctaCTGTAGCTGATACTGTCTTTGTTGGAAGGATTAGGTCACGTGTCAAGAATTGGAGAAAATCTTGTGTAGACTCAAGCATAAAGACAGGAGATG ATGATTTAGTGAGCTCTCTGAGAAGACTGGTGTTAGGGAGTGAGCAGTATGGTTCAAGGCTGTGTTTGACTATTGATGTTTGCAGTGAGCGTCAAGTGCAACTCATTCTAGAG ATGTTGACTGAGTTCTCTGAAGATGTTGTCCCTCTACTCGTCGCTTCAAAGAGCAGAGGAACACAAGCTGTCCGGACTGTCTTCATGAGTTCGAAGGAGGACAAGGATCTTTTTATG AGAGAGCTTCAAGatcttgaaaacaaagaaaacaggcGAGTTCGTGGCTTCCGGGAAGTGATAGATTTGATTTCCTCGTCACAGAAACCTGTCATTTCCCAGAATTATCTTAGTG ATCTTACTTCCATTCATGCCAAATTCCTTGGTCCTCTACCTGCAAATGTGGATGACTTCAGCAGTTCACTGAGCTCTGCATTTCCCAGTGTTGTGGATCTCAGTCAGTTCATGAAAGAAATTAGTCCCTTAAGTAATATAAGTAATCTACCTGCAGCTATGTCCTCCTTGAATCGGTTCTTCGCACCTGTGGATGTGGAAGTGGCTAATCAAG GCTCTCAGGTCAAATTAAGTGAGAGCTATCAGAGTCACGGGCAGAACGCTGTAATGATATCTCAGCTATTTGCAAAACTTCGTACCATACAGAAATCAGATCTGTCAACTGTCGAACCAAATGAAGATTTCCAAGCTTTGGCTTCTGATGAACACGAAAGCTCTGTCACCTCTTGTTCTCAAAACGCAGGTGATGAGAATGTTAAAGTTTGGTCAAAGAACAGCCGGAGAGTAAGCTCTGAGAACTTGGTGTTCATATGGGGATTAACGAAAAAGATGACAGCTGCAAAGCTGAAGAATGTTCTACAAAAGTCACACCCCGTCTTTACTCAAGAGTTTGATGTTAAATATTTAGACAAGAGCTGTGCAATCGTGGTATTTTGGGAGTCAGGTCCTTCAGAAACTTTCGTCACTGCGGTTAACAATGAAGAGCAACTTGGTGGTTCCTTAAAAGAGATGGTTGCAGAAGGACTAAGAGCAGCAGGTTACGAGACTTACAAGAAAGCATGTAGACTAGGCTTTTGGGAGGCTGACTTGGCGGAATCTTTAGACAAAACATTGGAATCTTCAGATACCGATCCTGATTCGGACAGCAACCCATCAGAGATTGATTGGTCAAACGATTTAGCTATAAATTTTGATGAGCTATGA